A window of Clavibacter michiganensis contains these coding sequences:
- a CDS encoding FAD-dependent monooxygenase, translating to MADTAHHRPRVLVTGASIAGPALAWGLTREGFDVTLLERSAEQRQAGQNIDVRGLGRDVLRRMGIEDAVMANLTGEDGTRFVDEDGRVVATFPRAAGKDGPTAEVEILRGRFAGILVDLVRDDVELRYGDFVTGVRQDATGVDVELASGSRERYDLLLVAEGRSSRTRRLAFAEETTLRDHGVSIAYGTIDRIPGDTGYWDFLTGRGARNATIRPDDEGTIRASLSFESEPSGFEQLPFDAQMTVLRARFRGAGWQVERILDGFQARPDEFYTQRMEQVIVSTWSKGRIALLGDAAWGSGPTGMGTTLSLVAAHVLAGELGRALADPADTFPAAFARYEAQLRRYADSAQGLPPGGARITHPSSAVGQRVLRGAVRVAASRPVRGFGDRFLLTSARHAPTLAAYPRLRG from the coding sequence ATGGCCGACACCGCCCACCACCGCCCGAGGGTCCTCGTGACCGGAGCCAGCATCGCCGGACCGGCGCTCGCCTGGGGGCTGACGCGCGAGGGCTTCGACGTGACCCTGCTCGAGCGCTCGGCCGAGCAGCGCCAGGCCGGGCAGAACATCGACGTGCGCGGCCTCGGCCGCGACGTCCTCCGGCGCATGGGGATCGAGGACGCCGTCATGGCGAACCTCACGGGCGAGGACGGGACGCGCTTCGTCGACGAGGACGGCCGCGTCGTCGCCACGTTCCCCCGCGCCGCCGGAAAGGACGGGCCGACGGCGGAGGTGGAGATCCTGCGCGGCCGGTTCGCGGGGATCCTCGTCGACCTCGTGCGGGACGACGTCGAGCTCCGCTACGGCGACTTCGTGACGGGGGTGCGCCAGGACGCGACGGGGGTCGACGTCGAGCTCGCGAGCGGATCCCGCGAGCGCTACGACCTCCTGCTCGTCGCCGAGGGCCGCAGCTCCCGCACGCGTCGGCTGGCGTTCGCCGAGGAGACCACCCTCCGCGACCACGGCGTCAGCATCGCCTACGGGACGATCGACCGGATCCCCGGCGACACGGGCTACTGGGACTTCCTCACGGGGCGCGGCGCGCGCAACGCCACCATCCGGCCCGACGACGAGGGCACGATCCGCGCGAGCCTGTCGTTCGAGTCGGAGCCGTCCGGCTTCGAGCAGCTGCCGTTCGACGCCCAGATGACCGTGCTCCGCGCGCGCTTCCGCGGCGCGGGCTGGCAGGTCGAGCGGATCCTCGACGGCTTCCAGGCGCGACCGGACGAGTTCTACACGCAGCGCATGGAGCAGGTGATCGTCTCGACGTGGTCGAAGGGACGCATCGCGCTCCTCGGCGACGCGGCCTGGGGATCCGGCCCCACCGGCATGGGCACGACCCTCTCGCTGGTCGCCGCCCACGTGCTCGCGGGCGAGCTGGGACGCGCGCTCGCCGATCCCGCCGACACCTTCCCGGCCGCGTTCGCGCGCTACGAGGCGCAGCTGCGCCGCTACGCCGACAGCGCACAGGGGCTGCCGCCGGGCGGGGCGCGGATCACGCACCCGTCGTCGGCTGTCGGGCAGCGGGTGCTCCGCGGCGCCGTGCGGGTGGCCGCGTCGCGGCCCGTGCGCGGGTTCGGCGACCGCTTCCTCCTCACGAGCGCGCGCCATGCGCCGACGCTCGCCGCCTACCCGCGGCTGCGCGGCTGA
- a CDS encoding MarR family winged helix-turn-helix transcriptional regulator translates to MSDTIAVPGDRSEVLEQLRDHTTAFDESVRQLAVAVGLPTTDTTALAEIIWAETAGRALSPARLSERLHLTSGATTALINRLEGRGHIGRSRESADRRVVTLRPTAASRARVMDVLRGAQAEVDRALDGFTAEQLRTAAAVVRAVAEGTAAGTRGMTGDGAARS, encoded by the coding sequence ATGTCCGACACCATCGCCGTCCCCGGAGATCGCTCCGAGGTGCTCGAGCAGCTCAGGGACCACACGACCGCGTTCGACGAGTCGGTGCGGCAGCTGGCCGTGGCCGTCGGGCTGCCGACGACGGACACGACGGCGCTGGCCGAGATCATCTGGGCGGAGACCGCCGGCCGGGCGCTGTCGCCGGCCCGCCTGTCGGAGCGCCTCCACCTGACGTCGGGGGCCACGACCGCGCTCATCAACCGGCTCGAGGGCCGCGGGCACATCGGGCGGAGCCGCGAGAGCGCCGACCGGCGGGTGGTCACGCTGCGGCCGACCGCCGCGTCCCGGGCGCGCGTGATGGACGTGCTGCGGGGCGCGCAGGCCGAGGTCGACCGGGCGCTCGACGGGTTCACCGCCGAGCAGCTGCGCACGGCGGCCGCCGTCGTGCGGGCGGTCGCGGAGGGGACCGCGGCGGGGACCCGCGGGATGACGGGCGACGGCGCGGCGCGGAGCTGA